In Desulforegula conservatrix Mb1Pa, one genomic interval encodes:
- a CDS encoding efflux RND transporter periplasmic adaptor subunit — MQEKKMRGGVALAAVVIIFCVVFTAANIIVSAVKKKNGKIAEGEGVPVVADVAEEGEITDMISQAGNIQSRSSVDVFAKVPGRTIKEILVETGVHVKKGDVIALLENETVVAKLEEAKAELEAAEAGARGAEANLEVLEKDKGRLESLLAEKAVAARQVDQVIAQYKSASENKKAALAKIEKAKAAIRQLKIATSDHIITAPISGAVTKRYVDPGAMSSPNIPVVRISEEKSLKIVTTITQKDLPKIKKDMKAFVSIDAFPDEKFEGKIDIVSDEVKPESRMSEIEVNLDNKNSRLKPGMFAEISIILGKRQGTLISNDALLKLPGTGSFYVFAIEKGKAVQKNVVVGIQEKDRAEILSGIKNGEKVVVQGHNRLRDGDTVKISEKGKEAS, encoded by the coding sequence ATGCAGGAAAAGAAAATGAGGGGCGGAGTCGCTCTGGCAGCAGTGGTCATCATCTTTTGCGTGGTCTTTACAGCAGCCAATATAATTGTCTCGGCCGTGAAGAAAAAAAACGGAAAAATTGCGGAAGGCGAAGGTGTTCCAGTCGTGGCGGACGTTGCTGAAGAAGGAGAGATAACGGATATGATATCCCAGGCCGGGAATATCCAGTCCAGATCATCAGTTGACGTTTTTGCTAAAGTACCTGGCAGGACTATCAAGGAAATTCTTGTTGAAACCGGAGTCCATGTAAAAAAAGGGGATGTGATTGCCCTTCTTGAAAACGAAACTGTGGTTGCAAAGCTTGAAGAAGCAAAAGCAGAGCTCGAGGCAGCAGAGGCTGGGGCAAGGGGGGCGGAAGCCAATCTTGAAGTGCTGGAAAAAGACAAGGGCAGACTGGAAAGTCTTTTAGCCGAAAAAGCGGTGGCGGCAAGACAGGTTGATCAAGTAATCGCCCAGTACAAATCAGCGTCAGAAAACAAAAAAGCCGCGCTGGCAAAAATAGAAAAAGCAAAAGCTGCGATCAGGCAGCTAAAGATAGCAACTTCGGATCATATAATAACAGCTCCGATATCCGGGGCTGTGACAAAAAGATATGTGGATCCAGGGGCAATGTCTTCCCCAAATATTCCTGTTGTCAGAATATCAGAAGAAAAATCCTTAAAAATCGTCACCACAATTACTCAAAAGGACCTTCCAAAAATAAAAAAAGACATGAAAGCCTTTGTGTCCATCGATGCCTTTCCTGATGAAAAATTCGAAGGTAAGATCGACATAGTATCAGATGAAGTCAAGCCGGAAAGCCGGATGAGCGAAATAGAAGTCAATTTGGATAATAAAAACTCAAGGCTCAAACCCGGAATGTTCGCTGAAATATCCATCATACTTGGAAAGAGGCAGGGAACTCTGATTTCGAACGACGCACTTCTAAAACTACCTGGAACAGGCAGTTTTTATGTCTTTGCCATAGAAAAAGGTAAAGCTGTTCAGAAGAATGTGGTCGTGGGAATACAGGAAAAAGACAGGGCTGAAATTCTTTCAGGAATAAAAAACGGGGAGAAAGTCGTCGTCCAGGGTCATAACCGTCTGAGGGACGGAGATACTGTCAAAATATCGGAAAAAGGCAAGGAGGCCTCCTGA